Proteins encoded in a region of the Salvelinus fontinalis isolate EN_2023a chromosome 17, ASM2944872v1, whole genome shotgun sequence genome:
- the LOC129814433 gene encoding rhodopsin kinase grk7a-like, with translation MCDMGGLDNLVANTAYLKAQGGDDKEMKKRRRSLSLPKAEQCAATRETVEKNFESLCERQPIGKKFFRQFLTATPEYINAAEFLDELNDWDLAEGADKDKQRTNMINKFCKDASKNFLTYLTAEVADKCKAVTDNDFDEVINVKVKEATREFLKGKPFTDYQTSPFFDKFLQWKEYEKQPITDKTFYEFRTLGKGGFGEVCAVQVKNTGQMYASKKLCKKRLKKKHGEKMALLEKQILEKVNSLFLVNLAYAYDTKTHLCLVMTLMNGGDLRYHIYYVSEKTKGIEMPRIIYYTAQICTGILHLHEMDIIYRDMKPENVLLDSFGQCRLSDLGLAVELPAGKTISQKAGTGAYMAPEILQDVPYRTSVDWWALGCSIYEMVAAYTPFKGPESGKQKVEKEEVQRRIINDEPPWEHKNFDAPTKAIIQEFLKKKTDERLGCKGGGEDPRKHEWFKAINFPRLEAGLIDPPWVPKPNVVYAKDTGDIAEFSEIKGIVFDANDEKFFKEIGTGAVAIPWQQEMIETGLFDELNDPNRKECAGGGDDEGKSGTCTLL, from the exons ATGTGTGACATGGGGGGATTGGATAACCTGGTGGCCAACACGGCCTACCTGAAAGCCCAGGGTGGCGACGACAAGGAGATGAAAAAGCGTCGCCGAAGTCTGTCACTGCCTAAGGCCGAGCAGTGTGCCGCCACCAGGGAAACTGTGGAGAAGAACTTTGAGTCGCTCTGCGAGAGGCAGCCGATCGGCAAGAAGTTCTTCCGGCAGTTCCTGACTGCTACCCCAGAGTACATCAATGCCGCTGAGTTCCTGGACGAGCTGAATGACTGGGATCTGGCGGAAGGCGCTGACAAGGACAAGCAGAGGACAAACATGATAAACAAGTTCTGCAAGGACGCCTCCAAGAACTTCCTGACCTACCTCACTGCGGAGGTAGCCGACAAGTGCAAGGCAGTGACGGACAATGACTTTGATGAAGTGATCAATGTTAAGGTGAAGGAAGCCACACGGGAGTTTCTGAAAGGCAAACCCTTCACGGATTACCAAACTAGCCCCTTCTTTGACAAATTTCTGCAGTGGAAGGAGTACGAGAAGCAGCCCATCACTGATAAAACCTTCTACGAGTTCAGAACTCTGGGCAAGGGAGGTTTCGGAGAG GTATGTGCCGTACAGGTGAAAAACACAGGCCAGATGTACGCCTCCAAGAAGCTGTGCAAGAAACGCCTGAAGAAGAAACATGGTGAGAAGATGGCCCTGCTGGAGAAGCAGATCCTGGAAAAGGTCAACAGCCTGTTCCTTGTCAACCTGGCCTACGCCTACGACACCAAGACCCATCTGTGCCTTGTCATGACTCTGATGAACGGCGGTGACCTCAGGTACCACATCTATTACGTCAGTGAGAAGACCAAGGGTATCGAGATGCCACGTATCATATACTACACAGCACAGATCTGCACAGGCATCCTTCATCTGCATGAAATGGATATCATATACCGTGACATGAAGCCAGAGAACGTGTTGCTGGACAGCTTTGGCCAGTGCCGACTCTCTGATCTGGGTTTGGCCGTGGAGCTGCCCGCCGGAAAGACCATCTCCCAGAAG GCTGGAACCGGAGCGTACATGGCCCCTGAGATCCTACAGGATGTTCCCTATAGGACGTCCGTGGACTGGTGGGCCCTGGGCTGCAGCATCTACGAGATGGTGGCCGCCTACACCCCATTCAAGGGTCCCGAATCCGGGAAGCAGAaggtggagaaggaggaggtgCAGCGTCGCATCATCAATGATGAACCCCCATGGGAGCACAAGAACTTTGACGCGCCCACCAAGGCCATCATCCAGGAGTTCCTCAAGAAGAAGACTGATGAACGCCTGGGCTGCAA GGGAGGAGGCGAGGATCCCCGAAAACACGAGTGGTTCAAGGCCATCAACTTCCCTCGTCTGGAGGCTGGTTTGATCGACCCCCCTTGGGTGCCCAAGCCCAACGTGGTGTACGCCAAAGACACTGGCGACATTGCTGAGTTCTCTGAGATCAAGGGCATTGTGTTCGATGCCAACGATGAGAAGTTCTTCAAGGAGATTGGCACGGGAGCCGTGGCCATTCCATGGCAACAGGAGATGATCGAAACGGGACTGTTTGACGAGCTCAATGACCCCAACAGGAAAGAGTGCGCTGGGGGGGGTGACGACGAGGGAAAGTCTGGCACATGCACACTGCTGTGA